The following coding sequences lie in one Thermodesulforhabdaceae bacterium genomic window:
- a CDS encoding formate dehydrogenase subunit gamma has translation MEFDRDGKRYDKRLKEEPNLVNTLDGDYYKSKWDKSGVVEADCLLCHLPGYNFVERNKQLKMWNYKWSSTASSGIGQVKGFVREGQSPTVTYNKRLFNEDGQIVLPISYPPPSENCNFCHGISDAKKRGFSWNDRKNHDVHNARGLHCADCHPAIDDPQKGVKKINHQFAKGNENVSTVRDDFDNTIMTCRECHQKGYIGAPRPSHLSIRPNHLEKLSCEFCHIPVLHIAAGEGFDVTTGNMVNYPKINLKDPANSPKSIGEYFDWHPRYGRIKSGLLAPVNPLLGIVYTNLDSDGIYYPLFAREIKKAYEKIKDTLKPSNPQRPELHTPEQIKLMLTSLTETLKGNARFHQIRPNYHKGGKIYYLNDQGDVVVEEDHTWAAHAEGFNINHNVAPAGMALGARGCADCHSSESHVFKGQVVTDLFGPDGKPVTINSGRLIGCSPWVFALNQFHQLYLTPYVSIFILLIVFALVLHYTGQGPKVADFYDAPATIEWFSLAERWTHLFRLVSFLILAFTGYIFFYNNVTLLRMSFGTPKTAVVVHWVAGIVFLIASGVSLKLWASYARFAPYDKEWLEKKGGYIGGKEVEVPAGRMNAGQKIFFWFTTVLSVIMGITGVPLIFKTSLPLSLSCLLSTIHGFFAVVFFAGVIAHAYLGTIANPGTWRILVDGKVSKTWIKKHHSVWYKEHVEKDESTPNKDTKESSNDNSISS, from the coding sequence AATTATAAGTGGTCTTCAACTGCGTCGTCCGGCATTGGGCAAGTAAAGGGATTTGTAAGGGAGGGACAATCTCCAACGGTTACCTATAATAAACGTCTTTTTAACGAAGATGGACAAATCGTTTTGCCCATTTCATATCCACCTCCTTCAGAGAATTGTAATTTTTGTCATGGTATTTCTGATGCCAAGAAAAGAGGTTTTTCATGGAATGACCGAAAAAATCACGACGTCCACAATGCTAGAGGGCTTCATTGTGCTGACTGTCATCCGGCAATAGATGATCCCCAAAAAGGGGTTAAGAAGATCAATCATCAGTTTGCAAAAGGTAATGAGAATGTATCCACTGTTAGAGATGATTTTGATAATACGATAATGACCTGCAGGGAGTGCCACCAGAAGGGATATATAGGTGCTCCACGTCCATCTCATCTTTCCATACGACCTAATCATCTGGAAAAGCTTTCCTGTGAGTTTTGTCATATTCCGGTTCTTCATATTGCGGCTGGAGAAGGATTTGATGTTACTACAGGCAATATGGTTAATTACCCCAAAATAAACTTAAAAGATCCTGCAAATTCACCCAAATCTATTGGTGAATACTTCGACTGGCATCCTCGTTACGGAAGGATAAAAAGCGGTTTGCTGGCGCCAGTGAATCCTCTACTGGGAATTGTCTATACGAATCTTGACAGTGACGGAATCTATTATCCTCTCTTCGCCCGAGAAATTAAGAAAGCCTATGAAAAAATTAAAGACACTTTGAAACCATCTAATCCACAACGGCCAGAATTACACACACCTGAACAAATCAAACTCATGTTGACCTCTCTTACTGAGACACTGAAAGGGAATGCTCGCTTCCATCAGATTAGGCCCAACTACCATAAGGGTGGGAAAATTTATTATTTGAATGATCAAGGTGATGTTGTGGTTGAAGAAGATCATACCTGGGCAGCACATGCTGAAGGGTTTAATATTAACCACAATGTTGCGCCTGCTGGGATGGCTTTGGGTGCTAGAGGCTGTGCTGATTGCCATTCGAGCGAATCTCACGTTTTCAAGGGACAAGTTGTGACAGATCTTTTTGGACCGGATGGTAAGCCTGTGACAATAAATTCGGGAAGACTTATCGGATGTTCTCCCTGGGTTTTTGCTTTGAACCAATTTCATCAACTGTATCTTACTCCTTATGTAAGTATCTTTATATTGCTCATTGTCTTTGCGTTAGTGCTTCATTACACGGGGCAGGGTCCAAAGGTTGCCGATTTCTATGATGCTCCTGCTACAATTGAGTGGTTTTCTCTTGCTGAAAGATGGACTCATCTGTTTAGGCTTGTGTCTTTCTTAATTTTAGCTTTTACTGGATACATCTTCTTCTATAACAACGTCACCCTTCTCAGAATGTCTTTCGGAACTCCCAAAACTGCTGTAGTTGTGCACTGGGTAGCAGGGATTGTGTTTCTGATTGCTTCTGGCGTGTCTTTGAAGCTCTGGGCTTCTTATGCTCGCTTTGCTCCGTATGATAAGGAATGGCTTGAGAAAAAAGGCGGATATATTGGTGGCAAAGAGGTGGAAGTTCCTGCTGGCAGGATGAACGCCGGGCAAAAAATATTCTTCTGGTTTACGACGGTTCTCAGTGTGATTATGGGTATCACGGGTGTTCCGCTCATATTCAAGACAAGTCTTCCATTGAGCCTGAGTTGTCTCTTATCAACGATACACGGTTTCTTTGCAGTTGTTTTCTTTGCTGGTGTTATTGCTCATGCCTATCTTGGCACTATCGCCAATCCAGGGACCTGGCGAATACTGGTGGACGGAAAGGTTAGCAAAACCTGGATTAAAAAGCATCATTCCGTTTGGTATAAGGAGCATGTTGAAAAAGATGAATCTACGCCAAATAAAGATACCAAGGAATCCAGTAACGATAATTCAATATCTTCTTGA
- a CDS encoding D-alanine--D-alanine ligase — translation MPEGKIRVAILAGGTSAEKEVSISSGNQVRKALNPEKYEAFMYDPATDLLKLAQDSKNIDVAIIMLHGRGGEDGTMQGFLEMLGIPYQGSRVLGSAVAMNKIVSKHLYIQAGLPVAPYMICNKDSMPDELKILERIGLPLVVKPEQEGSSIGVTIVRDFKELKEALEKAWNYDKRCLIEKYLQGREITVGVLGNSPPEALPPVEIRPTSGFEFFDYNAKYQPGATEEICPAPLPEKLTLKCQEYALRAHRALYCEDYSRTDMILHEGEFYILETNTIPGMTATSLFPQAAQAAGISFSELIEKLIQLAMEKKK, via the coding sequence ATGCCTGAAGGGAAAATTCGAGTAGCCATTTTGGCTGGAGGCACATCGGCAGAAAAAGAAGTTTCCATTTCAAGTGGAAATCAAGTTCGAAAAGCGCTCAACCCCGAAAAATACGAAGCCTTCATGTATGATCCAGCTACCGACCTTCTGAAACTCGCTCAAGACTCAAAAAATATCGATGTAGCCATTATAATGCTCCATGGTCGCGGCGGCGAAGACGGAACAATGCAGGGCTTCCTTGAAATGCTTGGCATCCCTTATCAGGGAAGTCGAGTGCTGGGAAGCGCTGTCGCCATGAATAAAATTGTTAGCAAACACCTATATATTCAGGCAGGACTTCCTGTTGCTCCCTATATGATTTGTAATAAAGATTCTATGCCCGATGAATTAAAAATACTCGAAAGGATAGGTCTTCCTCTGGTGGTAAAACCAGAACAGGAAGGTTCAAGCATAGGGGTAACCATAGTAAGAGATTTCAAAGAGCTAAAAGAAGCCCTTGAGAAAGCTTGGAACTATGACAAACGATGCTTGATTGAAAAATATCTCCAGGGAAGAGAGATTACCGTTGGAGTCCTTGGAAATTCTCCTCCTGAGGCACTCCCTCCTGTAGAAATTCGTCCTACATCCGGTTTTGAATTTTTCGATTACAATGCTAAGTATCAACCCGGCGCCACAGAAGAAATATGCCCTGCTCCACTTCCCGAAAAACTTACCTTGAAATGTCAGGAGTATGCGCTCAGAGCACACAGAGCCCTTTACTGTGAGGACTACAGCCGAACCGACATGATTCTACACGAAGGGGAATTTTACATCCTTGAAACCAACACCATACCTGGAATGACGGCAACAAGTCTCTTCCCTCAAGCAGCTCAAGCCGCAGGAATTTCTTTCTCTGAACTTATAGAAAAACTGATCCAACTTGCTATGGAAAAAAAGAAGTAA
- a CDS encoding HDIG domain-containing metalloprotein: MNQKNILAMSTNDSTVPSREECIALMMKLQMPEHIMQHSFRVCDVALVLAKLCLMKSYPVSVEKVEAGALLHDIAKARCLEENCHHAIVGAEMVRLYGYKEIAPIVEQHVNISRADILACPNESILVNYADKRVLHTSVVSLDKRFEDLINRYGKTPEHKKSLEERWKLYKELEEKLSQILTRDISTLTI; this comes from the coding sequence ATGAATCAAAAAAATATTCTGGCAATGTCAACAAATGATTCTACCGTCCCCAGCCGGGAAGAATGCATCGCTCTCATGATGAAGCTTCAGATGCCGGAACATATCATGCAACATAGCTTCAGAGTTTGTGATGTGGCCCTAGTGTTAGCAAAACTTTGCCTGATGAAATCCTATCCTGTTTCTGTCGAAAAGGTTGAAGCCGGAGCACTTTTACACGACATCGCAAAAGCCAGGTGTCTGGAAGAAAACTGCCATCACGCCATAGTTGGAGCTGAGATGGTTAGACTCTACGGTTATAAAGAAATTGCTCCTATTGTGGAGCAACACGTTAACATATCCAGGGCTGACATACTGGCCTGTCCAAATGAATCGATTCTTGTAAATTATGCTGACAAAAGAGTTCTTCACACATCGGTGGTGTCGCTTGATAAAAGATTTGAAGACCTTATAAATCGCTACGGTAAAACGCCAGAACATAAAAAATCCCTAGAAGAACGATGGAAACTCTACAAAGAACTGGAAGAAAAACTAAGTCAAATTCTTACAAGAGATATTTCTACTTTGACAATTTAG
- the serC gene encoding 3-phosphoserine/phosphohydroxythreonine transaminase, with product MEKRVYNFNPGPAALPIPVLERIQKEMLNFRGTGMSILEMSHRSKEFDAVLNDAIARIKRLLKLDDRFYVLFLQGGASLQFCMVPMNLEVPGKPLDYIDTGTWASKAIKEAEIQKKPVRVIASSKDKEYTYIPKDFTVNLDASYLHITSNNTIRGTQWKSFPDSKGVPLVADMSSDIFSRPFDPGPFGLIYAGAQKNAGPAGVTLVIIRKDMLERVPQDLPTMLKYTTFAEKNSLYNTPPCFSIYAVGLVMEWLEEEVGGLEKMASINELKAKMLYECIDEYEIYRGTAVPEDRSFMNVTFRLATEELEKEFLAKATEKGLVGLKGHRSVGGCRASLYNAVSVEAVEALVDFMRSFAKSH from the coding sequence ATGGAAAAGCGAGTTTATAACTTTAACCCAGGTCCTGCTGCTCTTCCTATTCCTGTGTTGGAGCGGATTCAAAAGGAGATGCTTAATTTTCGTGGAACAGGCATGTCTATTTTAGAAATGAGTCATCGCTCAAAGGAATTTGATGCGGTACTTAACGATGCTATTGCCAGGATAAAGCGACTTCTTAAGCTGGATGATAGATTTTATGTGCTTTTTCTTCAGGGAGGAGCAAGTCTTCAGTTTTGTATGGTGCCAATGAATCTTGAAGTTCCCGGAAAGCCTCTGGATTATATCGATACCGGAACGTGGGCATCGAAAGCGATAAAAGAAGCAGAAATTCAGAAAAAGCCGGTGAGAGTTATTGCGAGTTCTAAAGATAAAGAATATACCTACATCCCGAAAGACTTTACCGTAAACCTTGATGCGTCCTATCTGCATATCACTTCAAATAATACTATTCGAGGCACTCAGTGGAAATCCTTTCCTGATTCCAAGGGAGTTCCCCTTGTGGCAGATATGTCTTCGGACATTTTTAGCCGTCCCTTTGATCCAGGTCCTTTTGGACTAATTTATGCAGGTGCTCAGAAAAACGCTGGACCTGCTGGTGTTACACTGGTGATTATACGGAAGGACATGCTTGAACGTGTTCCGCAAGATCTTCCTACCATGTTGAAATACACAACCTTTGCTGAGAAAAACTCTCTTTATAATACACCTCCCTGTTTTTCAATTTACGCTGTTGGGCTTGTGATGGAGTGGCTTGAGGAAGAGGTTGGTGGTTTAGAGAAAATGGCTTCCATAAACGAACTCAAAGCCAAAATGTTGTATGAATGTATTGACGAGTATGAAATTTATCGAGGCACGGCTGTGCCTGAAGATCGATCTTTTATGAATGTTACCTTCAGATTAGCTACTGAAGAACTGGAAAAGGAATTTTTAGCTAAGGCAACGGAAAAAGGTCTTGTGGGCTTAAAGGGGCACAGATCTGTAGGGGGGTGTCGTGCTTCGCTTTATAACGCTGTATCCGTGGAAGCCGTGGAAGCACTTGTTGATTTTATGAGATCTTTTGCTAAAAGCCATTAG
- a CDS encoding CBS and ACT domain-containing protein, giving the protein MYVGWHMVTDLITISPDTPIMKAREIMNEQRISHLPVTDEERRLLGLVTDRDLREAWASPATTLSVYELTYILQKITVESIMKKKLITITEDTTIERAAFIMHQEKIGCLPVVSSGNKLVGMITTSDLMSVLLTAMGMSDDSGRITILSEERIGILSHITSLLKDNAISIKSILIHPLPRYDKVWQILLRFRREDLEKAAQVLMEGGYKVLKEYVKDITPYLP; this is encoded by the coding sequence ATGTATGTCGGATGGCACATGGTGACGGATCTCATCACCATCTCCCCTGATACGCCTATCATGAAGGCGCGCGAAATTATGAACGAACAACGCATATCTCATCTTCCCGTAACCGACGAAGAGAGACGTTTATTAGGACTTGTTACCGACAGAGATCTCCGGGAAGCATGGGCATCTCCTGCTACAACTCTCAGCGTTTACGAACTCACATACATTTTACAAAAAATCACCGTGGAAAGCATTATGAAAAAAAAGCTCATCACTATAACTGAAGACACCACCATTGAGCGAGCGGCTTTTATCATGCATCAGGAGAAAATCGGATGCCTTCCGGTCGTATCAAGCGGTAATAAGCTTGTGGGGATGATAACCACATCCGATCTAATGTCAGTCCTTCTTACAGCGATGGGAATGAGCGACGATAGCGGAAGAATCACTATACTATCCGAAGAACGAATAGGTATTCTCAGTCACATTACTTCTCTTCTTAAAGATAACGCTATAAGTATAAAAAGTATCCTAATTCATCCTTTACCTAGATACGACAAAGTGTGGCAGATCCTCTTGAGATTCAGGCGGGAAGATCTTGAAAAAGCCGCCCAGGTCCTTATGGAAGGCGGCTATAAGGTATTAAAAGAATACGTAAAAGACATTACCCCTTACCTTCCATAG
- a CDS encoding rod shape-determining protein → MFGRLLRFFAKDLAMDLGTANTLIYLRGHGIVLNEPSVVAIRQDDYKVVAVGRAAREMMGKHGQRIVTIRPLKDGVIADFEVTSIMIKSFLSTVLKRKHFIKPKLVIAVPTGITSVEKRAVIEAAEQAGAGSVMLIEEPMAAAIGAGLPVDRPVGSMIVDIGGGTTEVAIISLFAIAYSESVRVAGDEANEAILRYIQRKHQMIISEILAEQIKIQVGSAIPVGEPVKVQLTGKEILTGIPKTFFITDEEVREALQEPVNIIVESVKRALEKTPPDLAADIYERGIWLAGGGSLLRGLDELIRRETTLNVHVADDPLTAIVRGAGAVIEDMEYYKPVFIS, encoded by the coding sequence ATGTTCGGACGATTGTTGCGTTTCTTTGCGAAAGATCTGGCAATGGATTTAGGCACAGCTAATACACTTATTTACCTTCGCGGACATGGTATAGTGCTCAATGAACCATCCGTAGTTGCCATTCGCCAGGACGATTACAAGGTGGTTGCCGTTGGTCGAGCGGCAAGGGAAATGATGGGAAAGCATGGTCAGCGCATCGTGACCATTCGTCCTCTCAAAGATGGCGTTATTGCCGATTTTGAAGTCACCAGCATCATGATAAAAAGTTTTTTGAGCACAGTTCTAAAACGTAAGCATTTTATCAAACCAAAGCTTGTCATTGCAGTTCCAACGGGTATTACATCGGTGGAAAAGCGAGCAGTAATAGAGGCAGCAGAACAGGCTGGAGCCGGCAGTGTTATGCTTATTGAAGAACCTATGGCTGCTGCAATTGGAGCTGGCTTACCTGTAGATCGACCCGTGGGAAGTATGATAGTCGATATTGGTGGAGGAACAACAGAGGTTGCTATCATTTCTCTTTTCGCCATCGCCTATAGTGAGTCTGTGAGAGTAGCAGGGGATGAAGCAAACGAAGCTATTCTACGTTACATCCAACGGAAACACCAAATGATCATCAGTGAAATACTCGCTGAGCAAATTAAAATACAGGTTGGATCTGCTATACCTGTGGGAGAACCAGTTAAAGTTCAGCTAACAGGAAAAGAAATACTTACGGGAATTCCCAAAACTTTCTTTATCACAGATGAAGAAGTGAGAGAGGCTCTTCAAGAACCGGTAAATATTATCGTGGAATCTGTTAAACGGGCTCTTGAAAAGACCCCCCCAGATCTTGCCGCTGACATTTACGAGCGAGGAATATGGCTTGCGGGAGGGGGATCTCTTTTAAGAGGTCTTGACGAATTGATACGGCGAGAAACAACCCTTAATGTTCACGTAGCTGATGATCCGCTTACTGCTATTGTCAGAGGGGCGGGAGCGGTTATTGAAGATATGGAATATTACAAACCTGTTTTTATCAGTTAA
- a CDS encoding thermonuclease family protein, translating to MVENRLKLAAGLFLGIISLVIPVLGIAADLPNSGVVVKVIDGDTVELEGHVTVRYFGIDAPEIAHDDTPADCFGNDARDRNTRLVLGKKVRLQYEDKGDKVDHHGRVLAYVFLEDGTLVNELLVREGYAFLLQDSRGFSRSQHFLKAQQDAIKNRRGMWGACKYDKEAYYVGNQRSFVFHRPGCSFGKQMSPSNQVRFNSREEAFMEGYHPCRRCKP from the coding sequence ATGGTTGAAAACAGATTAAAGCTCGCTGCTGGATTATTTCTAGGAATTATTTCGTTGGTAATACCAGTTTTAGGAATCGCTGCTGATCTTCCTAATTCAGGGGTGGTCGTTAAGGTTATAGATGGTGACACTGTTGAACTGGAAGGGCACGTAACAGTTCGGTATTTTGGTATTGATGCCCCTGAGATTGCTCATGATGATACTCCTGCTGATTGTTTTGGAAATGATGCTAGAGATAGAAACACCAGATTAGTGCTTGGGAAAAAGGTAAGGCTTCAGTATGAAGATAAAGGCGATAAAGTTGATCATCACGGGCGAGTGCTCGCTTACGTGTTTTTAGAAGATGGCACTCTGGTTAACGAGCTTTTAGTAAGAGAGGGTTACGCCTTTTTACTTCAGGATTCGAGAGGATTTTCCAGATCCCAGCATTTTTTGAAGGCTCAGCAAGATGCGATAAAGAACAGGAGAGGCATGTGGGGGGCGTGCAAATACGATAAAGAAGCGTATTATGTTGGCAATCAGAGAAGTTTTGTATTTCACAGACCCGGATGTTCCTTTGGCAAGCAGATGTCACCTTCGAACCAGGTGAGGTTTAATAGTCGCGAAGAAGCTTTTATGGAGGGCTACCATCCATGTCGGAGATGCAAACCTTAG
- a CDS encoding NUDIX hydrolase, with amino-acid sequence MSEMQTLVYDLDSRLYPPRPIVGVGGLIFNGDKILLGLRGKDPGKGKWSIPGGAVAVGETLEEALKREIYEEVGIPVEVKDIVAVLDRIIKDENDNIAYHYILIDFLCIPVDHSIPRPGSDLVDCRYFSIEEIDRYNLTRGTASIAKQVFNYLTGKSSIIPVYNPDQASNVFSSLRP; translated from the coding sequence ATGTCGGAGATGCAAACCTTAGTCTATGATCTTGACTCCCGCCTTTACCCGCCTCGACCCATTGTAGGAGTGGGAGGGTTGATATTCAATGGTGATAAAATTCTTCTAGGGCTGAGGGGGAAAGATCCCGGTAAAGGTAAATGGTCGATCCCTGGTGGGGCAGTAGCTGTTGGGGAGACTCTGGAAGAAGCGCTGAAGAGAGAAATATACGAGGAAGTGGGCATCCCTGTAGAAGTTAAAGATATTGTTGCCGTTCTCGACCGTATTATCAAGGACGAGAACGACAACATAGCCTATCATTACATTCTAATTGATTTTCTATGTATTCCTGTCGATCATTCAATACCAAGACCTGGTTCAGATCTTGTTGATTGTCGATATTTTTCAATCGAAGAGATCGATCGTTACAACCTTACCCGTGGCACTGCCTCCATAGCGAAGCAAGTTTTTAACTATCTAACCGGGAAATCATCGATAATACCCGTTTACAATCCTGATCAAGCCTCTAATGTTTTTTCTTCTCTTCGTCCATGA
- a CDS encoding response regulator, translated as MAKQFRVLLVDDEEDFVKALAERLKMRDLGPDVALSGEEALQSLDEEIPDVMVLDLRMPGIDGMEVLRRVKKAYPEIQVIILTGHGSEKDEEEARRLGAFEYLQKPVNIDHLVKVLRDAYKAKLERHGAAIAFAEEGMYAAAKEIMDEEKKKH; from the coding sequence ATGGCAAAGCAATTTAGAGTGTTACTCGTAGATGATGAAGAGGACTTTGTGAAGGCTCTCGCAGAAAGACTAAAAATGAGAGATCTGGGTCCCGATGTGGCTCTCAGTGGTGAAGAGGCTCTGCAGTCCCTCGACGAGGAAATCCCAGATGTTATGGTGCTCGACCTCAGAATGCCCGGGATAGATGGTATGGAAGTTCTGCGTCGAGTGAAAAAAGCCTATCCCGAAATCCAGGTTATCATTCTAACAGGTCACGGTTCGGAAAAGGATGAAGAAGAGGCAAGGCGGCTTGGAGCATTTGAATATCTTCAAAAACCTGTAAACATTGATCATCTCGTTAAGGTGCTCAGAGATGCTTACAAAGCTAAGCTAGAACGTCATGGAGCCGCCATCGCCTTCGCAGAAGAAGGAATGTATGCAGCCGCTAAAGAAATCATGGACGAAGAGAAGAAAAAACATTAG
- a CDS encoding radical SAM protein codes for MASRRYPLLVFADQTGRIMEHPFLEMAGSEAGQWRCLNRSEWIPLPEGSELFVLPGRLPVGFDSRKKKFSVLTQNPYGKNGSVQAVAASVAPAYTTLLSAAYRTKPSAPVLPLFSYAAVGWHEGQFVVAAMRVDPDERQDVKHLDLEKVSEHARLWMKQYRHNRLIHHLARCALTYACPAARNFFLRRWEAPLPSSPRCNARCIGCISLQTNSPIPSTQQRIKFTPNPEELAEVAVMHFKKAPKPVASFGQGCEGEPLLVANTIEAGIRLIRSEITSGTINMNTNGSIPDVLEKLAKAGLQSVRVSLNSLQPEYYNAYYRPKGYKLDDVKKFISKAKDLGLFVSINYFMLPGFTDDLAEFKAFEDLLRTTQIDLIQMRNFNIDPEWYMRSINFKPSGKPIGIMTWMERVREISPTIRFGYFNPPINHQET; via the coding sequence ATGGCATCCAGAAGATATCCTTTGCTTGTTTTTGCTGATCAAACTGGAAGGATTATGGAACATCCTTTTCTTGAAATGGCGGGAAGCGAAGCCGGGCAGTGGAGATGTCTTAATAGAAGCGAGTGGATACCTCTTCCAGAAGGAAGTGAACTATTTGTGCTTCCTGGAAGACTCCCTGTGGGATTTGACTCGAGAAAAAAGAAATTCTCGGTATTAACGCAAAACCCCTATGGAAAGAATGGATCCGTGCAGGCTGTTGCAGCATCCGTAGCCCCGGCTTATACAACTCTTCTCTCTGCAGCTTACCGCACAAAACCCAGTGCTCCAGTATTGCCTTTATTTTCCTACGCTGCTGTAGGATGGCACGAGGGACAATTTGTTGTGGCGGCAATGAGAGTTGATCCGGACGAACGTCAGGACGTTAAACACCTTGATCTTGAAAAAGTTAGTGAACACGCTCGCCTGTGGATGAAGCAATACCGTCACAATAGACTTATTCATCACCTTGCCCGCTGTGCTCTCACCTATGCCTGTCCTGCTGCTCGCAATTTTTTCCTCAGGCGATGGGAAGCTCCCCTTCCATCTTCTCCCAGATGCAATGCCAGATGCATAGGATGCATTAGTCTCCAAACCAATTCACCCATACCATCTACCCAACAGCGCATCAAATTTACTCCCAACCCGGAGGAACTTGCAGAAGTTGCCGTTATGCATTTTAAAAAAGCCCCAAAACCAGTAGCCAGCTTTGGACAGGGCTGTGAAGGAGAGCCACTACTCGTAGCCAACACCATTGAAGCAGGAATTCGTCTGATAAGATCTGAAATAACTTCAGGGACAATAAATATGAACACAAACGGAAGTATTCCCGATGTATTGGAAAAGCTCGCAAAAGCCGGGCTACAGAGCGTAAGAGTAAGCCTTAACAGCCTTCAACCTGAATATTATAATGCTTACTACCGTCCCAAAGGATATAAACTCGACGATGTAAAGAAATTCATCTCTAAAGCCAAAGACCTTGGGCTCTTCGTGTCCATCAATTATTTCATGTTACCAGGGTTTACCGACGACCTTGCTGAATTCAAAGCTTTTGAAGATCTTCTTCGCACAACTCAAATTGATCTTATCCAGATGAGAAACTTCAATATCGATCCTGAATGGTATATGCGTTCTATTAATTTTAAGCCTTCCGGGAAGCCCATTGGCATAATGACCTGGATGGAACGTGTTCGAGAAATATCACCGACCATCCGTTTTGGATACTTTAATCCGCCAATTAACCATCAAGAAACATAA
- the nth gene encoding endonuclease III, translated as MDQDRIVQVLTILRDLYGTRPWNWHTRQKPFYVLIATILSQRTRDPQTDAAAKRLFGQYPTPQALAEAPLEDIEKLIKPVNFYKTKAKRVKEVSRVIAQEFGGKVPESLDVLMKLPGVGRKTANCVLLYGFHQTALPVDTHVHRIANRLGWIETTSPEETEMVLTNIVPSEWIPLVNDLFVKHGQTFCSPQKPRCHDCPVFSLCQHGRGVEVKSHTK; from the coding sequence ATGGACCAAGACCGAATTGTTCAAGTTCTTACTATTTTGAGAGATCTTTATGGCACAAGACCCTGGAACTGGCACACCAGGCAAAAACCTTTTTACGTGCTCATCGCAACGATTCTTTCCCAAAGGACTCGGGACCCTCAAACCGATGCAGCAGCTAAGCGCCTGTTTGGGCAGTATCCTACACCTCAGGCTCTCGCTGAAGCTCCTCTTGAAGATATAGAGAAACTTATAAAGCCCGTAAATTTTTACAAGACCAAGGCTAAGCGAGTTAAAGAAGTAAGCCGGGTGATAGCTCAGGAGTTTGGTGGTAAAGTTCCTGAGTCGCTTGATGTTCTTATGAAACTACCAGGAGTAGGGCGAAAAACTGCTAACTGCGTTCTTCTCTACGGCTTTCATCAGACGGCTCTCCCTGTGGATACTCATGTTCATCGTATTGCTAACCGCCTTGGGTGGATTGAAACAACATCTCCTGAAGAAACGGAAATGGTGCTGACTAACATCGTTCCTTCAGAGTGGATTCCTCTCGTGAATGATCTTTTCGTAAAGCATGGTCAGACCTTTTGTAGCCCTCAGAAGCCCAGATGCCATGATTGCCCGGTTTTTTCTCTTTGCCAACACGGGCGTGGCGTTGAAGTCAAGAGTCATACAAAGTAA